The nucleotide window TTTGTATGTATTTGTATTTGAAAATTAACTGCGCCGCATCTGGCAGTTGGTTTTGTAGGGGGCGGATTAAGGGGTGTCACACCCGCTAAAGACTTCAACACAGTTACATTTTTTGCTTGTTTTGATCCTTGAAGTATCAAGTGGTATGCCTCTACTAGTTCGTTAAGGGAGAGCCCTTCGGATTTTATGAATTTTCCTCTACCAATAGGGATTAATGCTCCATAAACCCAGCTATCCGCTCCTAATGAATCAACGAGTTTAATAATATCGGGCAATTCATGCAAGTTTCTTTTACCTATGGTAGTGCCAACAACGATCATTGTTCTATGATGGTTCTTATCTCTGGCAAGGTTTTTGATAGCCCAAATTACTTTATCATAAGTCCCATACCCCCGATAAAATTCGTGAGTGTCTCGTGTTGCTCCATCCAATGCTATCTGGATTTCATCAACATACTCCTTAACAATGGACAACAATTTTTGATTCTTATACAATGGAGTTCCATTAGTGGCAACTATCACATAAAATCCACGATCTTGAGCATCTTTTAGTATTTTGTCAATCTCTGGATGAAGAAGGGGTTCTCCTCCAGTAACCCATAAAATTGGGATTCTAAGAGTTTCAAGTTCGTCAAACACATGCAAAACTTCATCAAAACTCATGTACAGATTTGTGTGAGGTCCAGAATTAGCATAACAGTATTTGCAAGCCAAATTACAGTAGGATGTAATCTCTACTGCTGCTAGATGAGGAGCAGAGTATGAGTATGGGTGTGCTTGGGGATATGGAGAAAGGAATTCTGTAGTAAATCCCAGCAATTTGCTTAGGCGTTCGTAGAGCATAGCCTCGGCATTTTCTCGAGTCATTCCAAAAGCATTTTGCATCATTGAAACAATTTTTTCATAAGGTACATGTGACTTAGCAAGTTCAAGTAGTGCAATAGTTCCAAGGTCTGTGTAAACTTCAAAACCTTTTGTATCCTTTTTGCTACTAATCTTGTGAAGTACTAATCCCCGTCCTTCCTCTTTTCTCCAGTAGAAAACTCCTGAGTCAACAAGCCTCTGAAGCTTCAAATACAAATCTTCAGTGTTCATTTTACTCCCTCCTTTGACTCATACACAAAAATTAAAAATACAATAGGGGATCAAAAACCACTTATTGACCATGCCCTTGAGTTGCACTGTCTGCCTGCACACAATGGGGGGATTTGGGAGTAGTTGAATTCTGGCTTGGTCTCGACTATGTTTTTAACAAGTTCCAAAATTTCCGCTTCTTGCTTGGCGTCCGCCGCGCAAATCACCAGTAGTATATTTAAACACAAAAATTATAAATTTTACTTTTGATACTTCAATATTGTCCAGGATAATCAGTAGGACGTTAGAGTTAGACTATCTTAAGTTAAGATTCCATAAAAAAGATGAAAAAAGATTAAGACTGAACCCACCTAGTAAACAATGATTTCAGCCTTTATATTCCCCTCAACTTTTTCTGATTTTCTCAAGTAGTATTAGTGATTTAAATCGCCCCTACTGCTTATCCTGGCAGTATTCGTACATGGGGCAGACTTTTTAAGCTTTCTTGCAATTGGATTAATTAGCCAGGTGGTTGCATGAGAAACATCATCCCGTTTATGACAAGAGTCCCAATAAGGGGAGACTTCGAAAAAGCTAGGAATGAAATATGGGCCTTTCCTCTGCTTGCTACCCTTACCTCCTCTCTGCCCACTTTGATTTTATACCTTGACCTTCCTATGAAAAACATCTTAGCAATTCTCTCGCTTTACTCCACAATAGGCCTACTCCACTTGGACGGGCTAGCCGATTGGGCCGATGGAATTATGGTTAAAGGAGACAGAGAAAGGAAAATTGAAGCCATGAAAGATCTGAACACGGGTATAGCTGGAATTTTTGCTGTTGTAATGGTACTTTTTGTTCAGATATACTCTCTAAACTATCTCCCATTTTATGCAATATTTCTAGCTGAGCTGAACTCAAAGTATGCAATGCTCCTTGCTTTAGCCACCAAAAAACCACTTGGATCAGGATTAGGATGGTATTTTATGGAAAAGATGAACAAAAGGCAATTGGCTGTTGGCACCTTGTTATACTCGATCCTCATCTTCCCTATAGGATTTTATAACCCAAAGGCCATTTTTTCAGTTGTTGGACTTTTGGTTAGTGCATACGTCATGAAGGTTAGTATAGACAATTTCGGAGGTTTAAATGGGGACTGCATTGGAGCAATAGCAGAGATAACAAGAGCCGGAACACTTTTACTTATGGCTTTTGTCTGGTGGTGTCTATGATAATCATCTTAGCGGGTGGAAAATCTACCAGAATGGGAAAAGAAAAACCAGTATTGAAAATAGCAGATAAAGAAATGCTCCTCTGGGTTTACAATGAGAGCTCAAAGATAGATGAAACCCTTGTTGCTCTCTCGAAGAACACACCAAAAACCAGGGAACTATGCCTCCGGGAGAGGATTCCCTTCGTCAACACGCCAGGAAGAGGATATGTTGAAGACGTTCAGTGGCTCTTGAAGGAGTTTGGGCCATTTGTAAGCGTCTCAGCCGATCTGCCTTTCGTAAAGGCGTGTGATATTGCCCTCATAAGAAGCGAGCTTGAAAAGAAAAAAACCAGCATCACTGGAGTTTTACCTTTAAACATAGTCCCAAAAGACCTTGGAGTTGCAACTTACAGAGGATACGCAATTGTAGGAATTAATGGAGTTTCCTATGAGGGAGAAGAATTCGTTAAGCTAAGAAACCCTCTTTTGGCAATAAACGTGAACACACCAAGAGAGCTTGAACTTGCAAACAGAATTGCCAAGCTCCTACACTCCAAGTTCACTTAGGATGTAATTGAGGTCTAAGTTTTCTTCCACAACTCTGGAAAATCTTTCAATTTCCTCCTCTAGACTCCACTCCTTGAGGCTTAAGGACTCAAGACCCTTCTCCAAGCGAAGCATGTTTAAAAGCCGCTCTGTGAATGCGAAGTTGTGAAAGATTCCGTGGAGATACGTTCCAAAGCTTCTCTCACCTATAGCTCCCTCGGGCTCGAAGGCTTTGGCACCGTTTATCTCCTTTATTATTGAGAACGGCCTCTCACTTGTGGAACGTCCCATCCTTATCTCGTAGCCCTCAACTTCCATTTCCTTGGCTTGCTCCCACAGTATTTTCGATTTCAGGTGGTTGGTTCTCTTTTCCATCGTGAAGATCGTTTTAGCTGGCAGAAGACCGATGCCCCTAACCTTGCCTCTCTTTGACTCGACATTGTCTATTATCTCCTTCCCAAGCATCTGAAAGCCGCCGCAGATTCCCACAACGAATGAACCCTCGCGGTGGGCCTGAATTATGGCATCTTCAATCCCATTCTCCCTCATCCAGAGCAAATCTTCCACCGTGTTTTTGCTCCCTGGAATAATTATTAAATCTCCTTCAATCTCGTCGGCTTTTGTTACATAATCAACACCGTTGGCCCACTGAAGGGGCTCGAAATCGGTGAAGTTGCTTATATGTGGAAGCTTGATGATCTGTATGTGCAGGTCACCTTTAACTTTAGGAAACTCTGCTAAGGAATCTTCCTCTGGCAGTTTGTGATCCACATAGGGGATAACTCCCAA belongs to Thermococcus bergensis and includes:
- a CDS encoding NTP transferase domain-containing protein, which translates into the protein MIIILAGGKSTRMGKEKPVLKIADKEMLLWVYNESSKIDETLVALSKNTPKTRELCLRERIPFVNTPGRGYVEDVQWLLKEFGPFVSVSADLPFVKACDIALIRSELEKKKTSITGVLPLNIVPKDLGVATYRGYAIVGINGVSYEGEEFVKLRNPLLAINVNTPRELELANRIAKLLHSKFT
- the cobS gene encoding adenosylcobinamide-GDP ribazoletransferase → MRNIIPFMTRVPIRGDFEKARNEIWAFPLLATLTSSLPTLILYLDLPMKNILAILSLYSTIGLLHLDGLADWADGIMVKGDRERKIEAMKDLNTGIAGIFAVVMVLFVQIYSLNYLPFYAIFLAELNSKYAMLLALATKKPLGSGLGWYFMEKMNKRQLAVGTLLYSILIFPIGFYNPKAIFSVVGLLVSAYVMKVSIDNFGGLNGDCIGAIAEITRAGTLLLMAFVWWCL
- a CDS encoding cobyric acid synthase, which produces MGRALMIQGTSSGAGKSLLALALCRSLTNLGYDVVPFKSQNMSLNSAPSIEGGEISRAQYLQALACKKKPSVRFNPILLKPEGNMRSQVVFMGKPIGSVSAREYMLSTKEELFKRAMRVLDELMHSHDVVVIEGAGSPVEINLKDYDIANMRVARHANAKVILVADIDRGGSFASIVGTMELLSEEERELVMGFVFNKFRGDKSLLEPGFGYLEQRYRKRVLGVIPYVDHKLPEEDSLAEFPKVKGDLHIQIIKLPHISNFTDFEPLQWANGVDYVTKADEIEGDLIIIPGSKNTVEDLLWMRENGIEDAIIQAHREGSFVVGICGGFQMLGKEIIDNVESKRGKVRGIGLLPAKTIFTMEKRTNHLKSKILWEQAKEMEVEGYEIRMGRSTSERPFSIIKEINGAKAFEPEGAIGERSFGTYLHGIFHNFAFTERLLNMLRLEKGLESLSLKEWSLEEEIERFSRVVEENLDLNYILSELGV
- a CDS encoding radical SAM/SPASM domain-containing protein, producing MNTEDLYLKLQRLVDSGVFYWRKEEGRGLVLHKISSKKDTKGFEVYTDLGTIALLELAKSHVPYEKIVSMMQNAFGMTRENAEAMLYERLSKLLGFTTEFLSPYPQAHPYSYSAPHLAAVEITSYCNLACKYCYANSGPHTNLYMSFDEVLHVFDELETLRIPILWVTGGEPLLHPEIDKILKDAQDRGFYVIVATNGTPLYKNQKLLSIVKEYVDEIQIALDGATRDTHEFYRGYGTYDKVIWAIKNLARDKNHHRTMIVVGTTIGKRNLHELPDIIKLVDSLGADSWVYGALIPIGRGKFIKSEGLSLNELVEAYHLILQGSKQAKNVTVLKSLAGVTPLNPPPTKPTARCGAVNFQIQIHTNGDVYPCVFLRDQKFKLGNIFQNSLKDILASPLAEYFRIGIDDPEKDKFNLVAPECRQCVLYKKGYCNTFCKAIPRELYCTKDIPGSPLNQLYTSKLEGEEWKQ